The following coding sequences lie in one Verrucomicrobiota bacterium genomic window:
- the rplQ gene encoding 50S ribosomal protein L17, giving the protein MRHRRKTIKLGRKAEHRNLMLANQVCSLIEHQRIKTTLAKAKAVRPFAERMVTLGKRGDLHARRLAFAFLRQDGAVRKLFAEVAPRAATRQGGYCRIVKLGPRQSDSAPMAFIEWVDQPMASESRLATAETADKNKGK; this is encoded by the coding sequence ATGCGTCATCGTAGGAAAACCATCAAACTGGGCCGGAAAGCTGAGCACCGCAACCTCATGCTTGCCAACCAGGTCTGCAGCCTGATCGAGCATCAGCGGATCAAGACGACCCTGGCGAAGGCGAAAGCCGTCCGGCCTTTTGCGGAGCGCATGGTCACGCTGGGTAAACGCGGCGATCTGCACGCGCGCCGGCTTGCCTTTGCTTTTTTGCGGCAGGACGGTGCGGTGCGCAAACTGTTCGCCGAGGTTGCCCCGCGGGCGGCCACCCGCCAGGGAGGGTATTGCCGGATCGTGAAACTGGGACCGCGGCAGAGCGACTCTGCGCCGATGGCCTTCATCGAGTGGGTCGACCAGCCCATGGCGTCCGAGAGCCGTTTGGCGACGGCTGAAACGGCTGACAAGAATAAGGGTAAGTAA